From the genome of Dickeya aquatica, one region includes:
- a CDS encoding HHA domain-containing protein, whose translation MKKIDYLMRLRKCTTIDTLERVIEKNKYELSNDELEMFYSAADHRLAELTMNKLYDKVPTAVWKYVR comes from the coding sequence ATGAAAAAAATCGACTATTTAATGCGTTTGCGGAAATGCACAACTATCGATACTCTCGAACGCGTTATAGAGAAAAACAAATACGAGCTCTCTAATGACGAACTCGAAATGTTTTATTCTGCGGCAGATCATCGACTTGCCGAGCTAACGATGAATAAACTTTACGACAAAGTACCAACCGCGGTCTGGAAATACGTTCGTTAA
- a CDS encoding MGMT family protein, whose amino-acid sequence MLTKPPITGTDNFRQRVIHIIAAIPYGCVVTYGDVARLAGSVRASRQVGGIMKNLPPGSLLPWHRVINRKGEISLTGADRERQKSALLAEGIIFTDEGKIDLEIFRWRYESAQ is encoded by the coding sequence GTGCTCACGAAACCACCAATAACCGGGACGGATAACTTTCGCCAACGGGTTATCCATATTATTGCCGCGATCCCTTATGGCTGTGTCGTCACTTATGGTGATGTCGCACGCCTGGCGGGCTCTGTACGGGCATCTCGTCAGGTTGGCGGTATTATGAAAAACTTGCCACCCGGCAGCCTGTTACCCTGGCACAGAGTTATCAACCGTAAAGGAGAGATATCACTAACCGGTGCCGATCGTGAGCGACAAAAATCAGCGCTACTCGCCGAAGGCATTATTTTTACTGATGAGGGAAAAATCGATTTAGAGATATTTCGCTGGCGGTATGAATCGGCTCAATAA